The window GAGCCGGCCGGCCGCGCGGCCCTCATCGAATCGATCCGCCAACTGGACGAGCTATTCCTGCTGGTCATTGCCGGCGAGTTCAACTCCGGTAAATCGGCCTTCATCAACGCCCTGCTGGGCCGCAAGCTCCAGCCGGAAGGCGTGACGCCGACCACCGACCAGATTTACCTGCTGCGCTATGGCGAGGCCGAGCACCGCTTCCCCGGCGAAAACGGCATCTGGATTCAGACCGCGCCGATCGATCTGCTCAGCAAGCTGACCGTGGTCGATACGCCGGGCACCAACGCCATCGTCCGCGAGCACGAAGCGCTGACCTCGGAGTTCATCCCCCGCAGCGATCTGGTGCTGTTCGTCACCTCGGCCGACCGCCCCTTCACCGAGAGCGAACGCGCCTTCCTGGAGCAGATTCGCAACTGGGGTAAGAAGATCGTCCTGGTCATCAACAAGATCGACATCCTGAGCAACGAGGCCGACCTGGCGCAGGTGGTCAACTTCGTGACCGAGGCGGCCAGCGATCTGGTGGGCGACGTGGCCGCCGTCTTCCCCGTGTCGGCCCGGCTGGCCCAGGCGGCCAAGAGCGGCCGGCCCGACCAGTGGATGCCCAGCCGCTTCGAGGCGCTGGAGACCTACATCCGCGAGACGCTCGACGACGCCGGCCGCTTCCGGCTGAAGCTGCTGAACCCGCTGGGCGTCGGCGCGCGCCTCATCCGCGAGCAGTTGACCCACGTCAACGCCGATCTGGCCGTATTGGGCGAGGACAGCAAGCTGCTCGACGACATCCGCGGCCAGACCGTCTACTACGACGAGGACATGCAGCGCAATTTCAAGGCGCGCATCGGCGAGATCGACGGCCTGCTGCTGGCGATGGAGAAGCGCGGCAACCAGTTCTTCGACGACCGGCTGCGCCTGGGCCGCGTGCCCGATCTGCTGCGCTCCAAGCAACTGGAGGCGGACTTCCAGAGCGAGGTCGTGGCCGACACGCCGCGCCAGATCGAGGATCGGGTCAACGAACTGGTCGACTGGATGGTGCAGCAGGATTTGCGCCAATGGACGGCCGTGGCCGACCATCTGGGCCGGCAGCGCGATGCCCACCCCGGCCGCATCGTCGGCGAGGCCCCGCGCGAGGGCACACTGGCCTATGACCGGCAGCGGCTCATCGACTCCATCGGCCGCTCCACCCGCCAGGCCGTCGCCAGCTTCGACCAGACCCGCGAGGCGGCCGAACTGGCCGACGCCGCCCGCGCCGCCGTGGTCAACGCCGGGCTGGCCGGCGTGGGGGCCAGCATCGGCGTCATCATCGCCGTGGTG is drawn from Candidatus Promineifilum breve and contains these coding sequences:
- a CDS encoding dynamin family protein codes for the protein MEAILTTAQEALLKQTRHTLGRLRDALPAGAVEPAGRAALIESIRQLDELFLLVIAGEFNSGKSAFINALLGRKLQPEGVTPTTDQIYLLRYGEAEHRFPGENGIWIQTAPIDLLSKLTVVDTPGTNAIVREHEALTSEFIPRSDLVLFVTSADRPFTESERAFLEQIRNWGKKIVLVINKIDILSNEADLAQVVNFVTEAASDLVGDVAAVFPVSARLAQAAKSGRPDQWMPSRFEALETYIRETLDDAGRFRLKLLNPLGVGARLIREQLTHVNADLAVLGEDSKLLDDIRGQTVYYDEDMQRNFKARIGEIDGLLLAMEKRGNQFFDDRLRLGRVPDLLRSKQLEADFQSEVVADTPRQIEDRVNELVDWMVQQDLRQWTAVADHLGRQRDAHPGRIVGEAPREGTLAYDRQRLIDSIGRSTRQAVASFDQTREAAELADAARAAVVNAGLAGVGASIGVIIAVVAHAAFLDFTGIFAGVAAAALGLLILPARKRKTKAEFSAKLADLRTRLVGNLEQQFAREMRRSAQRVEDTVAPFDRFVRAERDRLTAQQTTLQELAASVGELTRQLEPGY